Proteins encoded together in one Impatiens glandulifera chromosome 1, dImpGla2.1, whole genome shotgun sequence window:
- the LOC124919667 gene encoding nuclear poly(A) polymerase 1-like, producing the protein MGSPVLKNGIKGQCSGITEPISWSRPTDYDIVKTRELEKYLVDVGLYESPEESISREEVLGKLDQIVRIWVKSISRAKGLNEQLVQEANAKIFTFGSYRLGVHGPGADIDTLCVGPRHATREDDFFGELHRMLLTMPEVTELHPVPDAHVPVMRFKFNGVSIDLLYARLSLWVIPEDLDISQDSILQNVDEQTVRSLNGCRVTDQILRLVPNIQNFHTTLRCMKFWAKRRGVYSNVSGFLGGINWALLVARICQLYPNALPSMLVSRFFRVYTQWRWPNPVMLCDIEEGSFGLQVWDPRRNHKDRFHLMPIITPAYPCMNSSYNVSSSTLRIMTEEFQRGNEMFEAMESNKTSWDALFEPYPFFEAYKNYLQIDIAAADADDLRKWKGWVESRLRQLTLKIERYTFNMLQCHPHPGEFSDKSKPFHFCYFMGLQRKQGIPANESEQFDIRLTVDEFKHSVGVYTLWKLGMEIHVSHVRRRNIPCFVFPGGVRPKRIAEPKVSAHAEEEKLSEDHKKRKREPDSSETAVLALDGVSNHISESNKIPNDILSYDNGGINEVVCVPEVSKDEKLAVEKIMSGPYDAHQSTTSELEELQDDNEYRSHELKGTNESEGARVTESSTSQIPVTHVTTVRKAVPKSLHAIGGLEELEPSAVQPASRTQLKPHLRLKFTSLAKAGSGSS; encoded by the exons ATGGGAAGCCCTGTTTTAAAGAATGGGATAAAGGGCCAGTGTTCGGGAATCACTGAACCAATATCTTGGAGTAGGCCCACTGATTATGACATTGTCAAGACTCGAGAACTTGAAAAG TATTTGGTTGATGTGGGCTTGTATGAGAGTCCTGAGGAATCTATTAGCAGGGAAGAAGTTCTTGGGAAATTAGATCAG ATTGTTAGGATTTGGGTTAAATCTATAAGTCGTGCAAAGGGTTTGAATGAACAACTAGTACAAGAGGCAAATGCTAAGATTTTCACCTTTGGTTCTTATCGGCTTGGG GTACATGGTCCTGGTGCAGATATTGATACATTATGTGTGGGGCCACGACATGCAACACGAGAA GATGATTTTTTTGGTGAACTCCATAGAATGCTGTTGACAATGCCTGAAGTGACAGAGTTGCATCCTGTTCCTGATGCTCATGTTCCAGTTATGAGATTCAAGTTCAATGGGGTTTCAATAGACCTTCTATATGCAAGACTTTCACTTTGGGTTATCCCTGAA GACTTGGATATCTCTCAAGATTCAATACTGCAGAATGTTGATGAACAAACTGTTAGAAGTTTAAATGGCTGTCGTGTTACTGATCAAATTCTGCGTTTGGTGCCCAATATCCAG AATTTTCACACAACATTGAGATGTATGAAATTTTGGGCTAAGCGACGGGGTGTTTATTCCAAT GTTTCAGGGTTTCTAGGTGGTATTAATTGGGCTCTTTTAGTTGCTCGAATATGCCAACTTTATCCCAATGCTCTTCCCAGCATGTTGGTGTCTCGATTTTTTAGGGTTTATACACAGTGGCGTTGGCCTAATCCTGTAATGCTTTGTGACATTGAAGAAGGATCTTTTGGACTGCAAGTTTGGGATCCCAGAAGGAATCATAAGGATAGGTTCCACTTGATGCCTATCATAACCCCTGCCTATCCTTGCATGAATTCCAGCTATAACGTGTCATCAAGTACTTTGCGTATTATGACAGAAGAGTTTCAGCGTGGAAATGAAATGTTTGAG GCTATGGAGTCTAACAAGACTAGCTGGGATGCACTGTTTGAGCCTTATCCATTTTTTGAAgcatacaaaaattatttgcaGATTGATATTGCGGCTGCTGATGCTGATGACCTCAGGAAATGGAAAGGATGGGTTGAGTCTCGTCTTCGTCAGCTTACACTGAAG ATAGAGAGGTACACTTTCAATATGCTTCAGTGTCACCCTCACCCAGGGGAGTTTTCGGATAAATCCAAACCATTCCATTTCTGTTACTTCATGGGTCTTCAGCGTAAGCAAGGAATTCCAGCAAATGAAAGTGAGCAGTTTGACATAAGACTGACCGTAGATGAATTTAAGCACTCTGTTGGAGTGTATACACTTTGGAAGCTTGGTATGGAAATCCATGTAAGTCATGTCAGGCGAAGGAACATTCCATGTTTTGTCTTTCCTGGTGGTGTTAGACCTAAGAGGATTGCAGAACCAAAGGTTTCTGCACATGCTGAAGAAGAAAAACTAAGTGAAGATCATAAAAAGAGAAAGAGGGAACCTGATAGTTCTGAAACAGCTGTTTTGGCATTAGATGGAGTAAGTAATCATATATCTGAAAGTAATAAGATTCCAAATGACATTCTGTCATATGATAATGGGGGAATCAATGAAGTTGTATGTGTACCCGAAGTCTCAAAGGATGAGAAACTtgcagttgagaagatcatgtCTGGTCCCTATGATGCTCACCAATCAACAACATCTGAACTTGAGGAGCTTCAAGATGATAATGAATATAGAAGTCATGAGTTGAAAGGAACTAATGAGAGCGAAGGGGCTAGAGTAACAGAATCTTCTACATCACAAATCCCAGTTACTCATGTGACAACAGTCAGGAAAGCTGTTCCAAAGAGTTTGCATGCAATAGGTGGATTGGAAGAGCTTGAG CCAAGCGCTGTCCAGCCTGCATCAAGAACACAGCTAAAGCCACATCTCAG GTTGAAGTTTACTTCCTTGGCTAAAGCTGGTAGTGGAAGCAGTTGA
- the LOC124919668 gene encoding uncharacterized protein LOC124919668 has protein sequence MEVVYSLLGKKGQPPVCLDEPPTSARLDHSNGINLGESALFRSVQKNNKTKRRKGMHLQGRLKPTSVFRGSQLQGRLPLGRQRGAAPIEAIAIVDTQGGTAPAVDTVVGDNRGRLASVVERNSHLGHPLVGTLRDKINQMRFLLLPPLKWA, from the exons ATGGAGGTTGTTTATTCTCTGCTCGGTAAAAAGGGACAACCCCCGGTTTGTCTGGACGAGCCTCCAACTTCTGCAAGGCTGGACCACAGTAATGGAATAAATTTGGGTGAATCTGCTCTCTTTAGATCTGTTCAGAAGAACAACAAAACAAAGCGTAGGAAGGGGATGCACTTGCAGGGCAGGTTAAAGCCGACATCTGTGTTCCGGGGCAGCCAACTACAAGGGAGATTGCCTCTCGGTCGACAGAG GGGTGCTGCTCCAATTGAGGCTATCGCCATTGTGGACACCCAGGGTGGGACTGCACCGGCAGTGGACACGGTCGTTGGGGACAATAGGGGTCGCCTGGCATCGGTTGTCGAAAGAAACAGCCATTTGGGCCACCCTCTCGTTGGTACTCTCAGGGACAAAATCAACCAAATGAGATTCCTATTGCTACCACCTTTAAAGTGGGCTTAA